AAAACGGCAAAACCATTGTGCCAGCGCGATTGATAAAAGTGATCAACGCCAAGATCCAAACTTCTCTGCGAAAGCCTCTAAAGTTATTGATATATCGTTGCAGTCCGGACTGAATCATACTAAAATTTGTGTGCCAAAGGTACCAACTTTTAGTGAAGGATTGAGTTATGAAATTAGGATGTTTTAAATTAATTTCATTTGCATTTAAAACACTTTGTTTTCTATTGGATTGTAGTATTTTTGTTGAAAATTTATTCCGATGAAGAAGTTTATTTTATGGTTAATGCTATGGCAGTTTGGTATTGGCTTTGCCCAAAACCAGTTCAGCTTTTCAGCAGTGGAAAAGTTCCAAAACGAATTGAATGCTGAATATGCTGATGCCAAGACAAGCCCACTTTTACCCGATGATTTGAAAGTGTTCAAAAGCTTGGACTTTTATCCTGTCAATGAAAAATTCTTTGTGGTTGCCCAATTCATTCGAACAGAGAATGAGCAACCTTTTGAAATGAAAACCTCAACCGAAAGAAAACCAGTTTATGTGAAATACGGAGAAGCCCATTTTAACATTAACGGTCAGTTTTTCAAATTGAATATCTATAGAAATATTGAATTGTCTAAAAAAGAGCAATACAAGAATCATTTGTTTTTGCCTTTTTCAGATTTGACTTGCGGTAGCGAAAGTTATATTGGTGGGAAATACATTGATTTGAAAATTCCGCAAGGCGATACGATTGTGATTGATTTTAATACATCATACAATCCTTATTGTGCTTACAGTCCTAAATATTCTTGTCCGAAAGTCCCTTTAGAAAACGATTTAAAAATCGAAATTCGTGCCGGTGTAAAAAAGTTTCATGACTAATGCAGTACTTTAATTTACATACTCATTCGTTTAGGAATCAGGAAAATGTGGTTGAATTAGTCAACCAATATCCTCAAGAGTTTACGGATGCTTTTCCTCAATATTCCATTGGCATTCATCCTTGGTTTATTGTCGAAGATCGCATCGAAAGTGAGTTAGCGATTATTGAAAGTAAATTAAATGAGTCGGCTTGTTTGGCAGTAGGCGAATGCGGATTAGACAAGCGAATTGACATTTCGTTTGAATTGCAGCAAACCGTTTTTGAACGCCAATTACTTTTGGCCGAACTGTATAAAAAACCTGTTGTGATTCATTGTGTGGCTGCTTTTCAAGAATTGATTTCCATCAAAAAAAAATTAAAAATCACGGTGCCGATTCTAATTCATGGATTTTCTAAAAATGAACAAGTAGCTAAAGAATTAGTTGCGAATGGTTGTTACATTTCCTTTGGCAAGTATTTAATGCGAATGCCTCAATTAGAATCTGTTTTAAAAGACATGCCGAATGATCGTTTTTTCTTGGAAACTGATACTGACGAACAAACGATTCAAGAAGTGTATGCATTAGCAGCACAATATAAAGGGCTATCAATTCCTCAAATAAAAGAATTGGTAACTATTAATTTCAGTACTATTTTTGGGGCCCATTACCCAATTAAACAAATAACCAAATAAACAAATAACCCAAAAAAAAGATAGTATGGCAGAGTGGACAGAAAGAGCCGAATTATTATTTAAAAAAGAAGGATTAGAAAAATTACAAAACGCTAAAGTTTTAGTCGTTGGATTAGGTGGCGTGGGATCTTTTGCTGCTGAATTTTTAGCAAGAGCAGGAGTTGGCCATATGACCATTGTTGATGGCGATGTGGTAGATATTACTAATATTAATAGACAATTACCGGCTTTACATTCTACTGTTGGACAACCTAAAATTACCATTGTAGGTGATCGTTTACTGGATATTAATCCAGAATTACAATTGACACGTATCCAAGAATTCTTGTCGCCAGAACGCGCGTTTGAATTGGTTTCACCAGAATTTGATTATGTTTTGGATTGCATTGACAGCGTGACACCTAAATTGAATTTAATTATTGCTGCCAAACGAAAAGGAGTTAAAGTTATTAGTAGTATGGGAGCAGGGGGCAAAATGGAAGCGGCCAAAGTAAAAGTATCCGATATTAGCAAAACCGAAAATTGCTTTTTGGCACGTACCATCAAAAGACGTTTAAAAGAAGTGAAAATTGACAAAGGAGTGAAAGTCGTTTTTTCTTCTGAGATTCAAGATGAAAGCAGTTTGAAAACTACTGATGGGAAAAATTATAAAAAATCATTTTATGGGACTAATAGCTATATGCCAGGGTTATTTGGTTTGTATGCAGCCGAAACAGTGATTCGTTATTTATTGGATAGAGTGATTAATGAATTGTAATTAGTGAATAGAAAAATATGATACAGACGGTAATTTTTGATATGGATGGTGTAATTGTAGATACTGAACCGGTTCATCGCTATGCCTATTACAAACAATTTGAAGAATTGGATATTGTAGTAACTGAAGCTATGTATACTTCGTTTACGGGATTTTCGACTCGAAATACCTTTCAAACGTTAAAAGAGCAATTTCAATTGGAGCATGAAGTAGAAGATTTGATTCAGCGAAAAAGAAACATTTTCAATGATGCCTTTGATACCAAGGAAGATTTAGAATTGTTGGATGGAGTTCGCACTTTGATTGAAGATTTGCACCAAAACGGAATCCAATTAATTTTGGCTTCTTCGGCTTCAAAAGTGACTATTGATCGTGTTTTTACTCGTTTTGGGTTGCATGATTTTTTTACTCACATTGTCAGTGGCGAAGATTTCCCAAAGTCCAAACCACATCCGGCCATATTTGAACATGCAGCTTCGTTATCTATTGCACCTAAAGAAAATTGCATTGTGATAGAAGATAGTACGAATGGGGTTAGAGCTGCAAAAGCAGCCGGAATTTATTGTGTTGGATATGTCAGCGAACATTCGAAAGATCAGCACTTAGATGAGGCCGATTTGGTGATCAATCACTTTAAAGAATTGAGCGCTCAAGTTATTCGTACTTTAAATTAATATTTATCCCAATCATTCAATTGAATTTGTAAATTTGAAACCAATAAACACAAACACTATGAAAAAAATAATTGTTGTATTAGCCGTATTTATGTCACAATTTGCTGTACAAGCGCAAATTAAAACACCTCAAGCCAGTCCTAGAGCTATCGTGAGTCAAATGGTTGGATTAACCGAAGTTGAATTGAATTATTCACGTCCGGGAGCAAAAGGCAGACCTGTTTTTGGAAACTTAGTTCCTTTTGGAAAATTGTGGAGAACGGGTGCTAATGAAAACACCACTATTTCATTTAGTGACGATGTTATCATTGACGGTAAAACTTTGAAAAAAGGAAAGTATGCTTTGTATTCAGTGCCAAGAATTGAAAGTTGGGATATCATTTTTTATACAGCTACGGACAACTGGGGATTGCCACAAGAATTTGATGAGACTAAAGTGGCACTAAGAACGACTGTAAAAGAAGAAGCCTTATCAAAGCCTGTTGAAAGTTTAACTATCAATATTTCTGGTTTAGATACGAGTTCTGCTTATTTGGAAATTTTTTGGGAGAATTCATTCGTAGCCTTGAAATTTGAAGTGCCTACTCAAAAAACAGCTATGGCCAGTATTGAGAAAGTATTGAATGGTCCATCTGCTAACGACTATTATTCGGCAGCTAATTTTTTATTTCAAACCAATACCGATATTGCTAAATCATTAGTATATGTGAACAAATCATTGGAATTAAGTAAAGACAAACCGTTCTGGTTTTTGCGTTTAAAATCATTGATCCAAGCGAAACAAGGCGATAAGTCAGGTGCAATTGAAACTGCTAAATTATCTTTGGAAGCAGCTGAAGAAGCTAAAAATCAAGATTACGTTAAAATGAACAGAGATAGTATTGCTGAATGGAGCAAGAAATAATTTCTTTATAAAAAGCAATAAAAATCCCGTTTGAAATGTCAAACGGGATTTTTTTATGCAATAAAAGCGATTTTATTTTTGAAAACTAATCGCTCCAATAACCAAGCAATCACAATAGTCAGTAGAGCCCCAATGAAATTCAGCCACAAATAACCTAAT
This sequence is a window from Flavobacterium ammoniigenes. Protein-coding genes within it:
- a CDS encoding TatD family hydrolase → MQYFNLHTHSFRNQENVVELVNQYPQEFTDAFPQYSIGIHPWFIVEDRIESELAIIESKLNESACLAVGECGLDKRIDISFELQQTVFERQLLLAELYKKPVVIHCVAAFQELISIKKKLKITVPILIHGFSKNEQVAKELVANGCYISFGKYLMRMPQLESVLKDMPNDRFFLETDTDEQTIQEVYALAAQYKGLSIPQIKELVTINFSTIFGAHYPIKQITK
- a CDS encoding DUF2911 domain-containing protein, yielding MKKIIVVLAVFMSQFAVQAQIKTPQASPRAIVSQMVGLTEVELNYSRPGAKGRPVFGNLVPFGKLWRTGANENTTISFSDDVIIDGKTLKKGKYALYSVPRIESWDIIFYTATDNWGLPQEFDETKVALRTTVKEEALSKPVESLTINISGLDTSSAYLEIFWENSFVALKFEVPTQKTAMASIEKVLNGPSANDYYSAANFLFQTNTDIAKSLVYVNKSLELSKDKPFWFLRLKSLIQAKQGDKSGAIETAKLSLEAAEEAKNQDYVKMNRDSIAEWSKK
- a CDS encoding DUF1684 domain-containing protein; translated protein: MKKFILWLMLWQFGIGFAQNQFSFSAVEKFQNELNAEYADAKTSPLLPDDLKVFKSLDFYPVNEKFFVVAQFIRTENEQPFEMKTSTERKPVYVKYGEAHFNINGQFFKLNIYRNIELSKKEQYKNHLFLPFSDLTCGSESYIGGKYIDLKIPQGDTIVIDFNTSYNPYCAYSPKYSCPKVPLENDLKIEIRAGVKKFHD
- a CDS encoding HAD family hydrolase → MIQTVIFDMDGVIVDTEPVHRYAYYKQFEELDIVVTEAMYTSFTGFSTRNTFQTLKEQFQLEHEVEDLIQRKRNIFNDAFDTKEDLELLDGVRTLIEDLHQNGIQLILASSASKVTIDRVFTRFGLHDFFTHIVSGEDFPKSKPHPAIFEHAASLSIAPKENCIVIEDSTNGVRAAKAAGIYCVGYVSEHSKDQHLDEADLVINHFKELSAQVIRTLN
- a CDS encoding tRNA threonylcarbamoyladenosine dehydratase, whose protein sequence is MAEWTERAELLFKKEGLEKLQNAKVLVVGLGGVGSFAAEFLARAGVGHMTIVDGDVVDITNINRQLPALHSTVGQPKITIVGDRLLDINPELQLTRIQEFLSPERAFELVSPEFDYVLDCIDSVTPKLNLIIAAKRKGVKVISSMGAGGKMEAAKVKVSDISKTENCFLARTIKRRLKEVKIDKGVKVVFSSEIQDESSLKTTDGKNYKKSFYGTNSYMPGLFGLYAAETVIRYLLDRVINEL